In Treponema vincentii, a single window of DNA contains:
- a CDS encoding acetate kinase, giving the protein MIILTLNCGSSSVKYQVYDWDNKSVLASGVVERVTQPGSVITHEARGKDKYVLESPCPTHTDAVQLIIKTLTHSSVGVITDMNVIKAVGHRVTHGGDKFIKSVIVTPEILNTFREVQDLGPLHNPANIMGIEAAQKILPNVPHCAIIDTAWHQTMPETSFMYAIPHEWYEKYYARRYGFHGTSFLYTAKRASVILGKKPEDTNIVIAHIGNGASMCCVKQGKSFDTSMGLTPLEGLVMGTRSGDCDPALPFYIMRKTGMTPAEMDTALNKKSGLLGVTGQYVDRRDVSEAMGEGDKRARLAFNMEVYRLQKYFGAYIAALGQKPDAIVFTAGVGEFGFDTRLAVCEGLTHLGIKIDPKKNALARTRNAETCISADDSPVKIFVIPTDEELVMTEDAYALMKGTYDVHTKFTYSFQSPDYVNKARAEGLKKDLEKKPELANIVVKIPGAR; this is encoded by the coding sequence ATGATTATTTTGACATTGAACTGCGGCAGTTCTTCGGTAAAGTATCAGGTGTATGATTGGGACAATAAAAGTGTCCTCGCATCGGGTGTTGTAGAGCGGGTAACCCAACCCGGCAGCGTGATTACCCACGAGGCAAGAGGAAAAGACAAGTATGTGCTGGAAAGTCCTTGTCCAACCCACACGGATGCGGTTCAGCTCATCATTAAAACGTTGACGCATTCGTCCGTAGGTGTTATCACCGATATGAATGTGATTAAGGCTGTCGGGCACCGTGTAACCCATGGCGGAGATAAGTTTATCAAATCGGTTATCGTAACCCCCGAAATTCTCAATACGTTCCGCGAAGTACAGGATTTAGGCCCGCTCCACAACCCTGCCAATATCATGGGTATCGAGGCTGCTCAGAAGATTTTACCGAATGTCCCGCACTGCGCGATTATCGACACGGCATGGCATCAGACGATGCCCGAGACCAGCTTTATGTATGCTATTCCGCATGAATGGTATGAAAAATACTATGCCCGCCGCTACGGATTCCACGGTACCAGCTTTTTATACACAGCAAAGCGGGCGTCCGTCATTCTTGGAAAAAAGCCTGAGGATACCAATATCGTCATCGCCCATATTGGGAACGGCGCTTCGATGTGCTGCGTTAAGCAGGGCAAGAGTTTCGATACCTCGATGGGACTGACACCCTTGGAAGGCTTAGTCATGGGAACCCGCTCCGGCGATTGCGACCCGGCGCTTCCCTTCTATATTATGCGAAAAACCGGCATGACACCGGCGGAAATGGATACTGCCTTGAACAAGAAATCAGGCTTACTCGGTGTTACCGGACAATATGTTGACCGCCGCGATGTTTCAGAAGCTATGGGGGAAGGCGATAAACGGGCACGGCTTGCCTTTAATATGGAAGTATATCGCTTGCAAAAATATTTTGGCGCCTATATTGCTGCGCTTGGTCAAAAACCGGATGCAATCGTCTTCACTGCCGGTGTAGGAGAATTCGGCTTTGACACCCGGCTCGCCGTCTGCGAAGGCTTAACCCATCTCGGTATCAAGATTGATCCCAAAAAGAATGCGCTTGCCCGCACCCGCAATGCAGAAACCTGCATCAGTGCTGATGACTCGCCGGTAAAGATATTTGTTATCCCCACCGACGAAGAGCTCGTTATGACGGAAGACGCATATGCATTGATGAAGGGAACCTACGACGTGCATACCAAGTTCACCTATTCATTCCAATCGCCCGACTATGTCAACAAGGCTCGTGCGGAAGGCTTAAAAAAAGACCTTGAAAAAAAACCGGAGCTTGCAAACATCGTCGTAAAGATTCCGGGCGCACGGTAA
- a CDS encoding sodium:solute symporter family protein codes for MNTMVLVIVVAYLLLMLFIGWISSKKIKTNEDFMVAGRRLGPILMAGTLTATEIGGGSSLGVAEKSFTNWGLSAFWYVATMGIAYIVLAVFAPRLRRTMVKTVPEYFRRRYSGSAGLITAIIMILPLIGLTASQFIASATIVSFMLNINYPVAVIIVAIVVTAYSIMGGLWSVTITDFVQVFLIIIGMALALPFSLNLAGGMQAVAANVPPDTFNPFKGIGIGAIISMIVMYIASFSVGQEAVSRYYAARDEKAAVQGSIISAILNFVYAFIPTLLGIITLALINMKKIDGDIILSQGLKYALPHLAMATMPALIVGLLFSGIISATMSSADSDLLGAGSIFGNDIYKIYIKPNATNKEVMRVTQITMLIVGIFGMLIALFNTGSIIKLLLFSFTLRAAGAFFPYVMGHYWKQASNIGAIASLIAGSIVVIILEQTKTSLFGLDPIIPGLALSFICFIICSKIFKPNTESLDLAEENG; via the coding sequence ATGAATACGATGGTATTGGTCATTGTCGTCGCATATCTTTTATTGATGCTTTTTATCGGCTGGATATCTTCAAAAAAGATTAAAACGAATGAAGATTTTATGGTAGCCGGAAGGCGGCTGGGGCCGATTTTAATGGCGGGAACATTAACCGCGACGGAAATCGGAGGAGGAAGCTCGCTCGGTGTGGCTGAGAAGTCCTTCACCAACTGGGGATTGAGCGCATTTTGGTATGTTGCAACGATGGGTATTGCGTATATCGTGCTTGCCGTATTCGCACCCCGTCTGCGCCGGACAATGGTTAAAACCGTACCCGAATACTTTAGACGCCGCTACAGCGGTTCGGCAGGACTCATTACCGCAATTATTATGATTTTACCATTGATCGGTTTGACGGCCTCTCAGTTTATCGCTTCGGCCACAATCGTTTCTTTTATGCTGAATATCAATTATCCCGTAGCGGTCATCATTGTTGCCATTGTCGTTACCGCGTATTCGATTATGGGAGGTTTATGGAGCGTTACCATTACCGACTTTGTGCAGGTGTTCTTGATTATCATCGGTATGGCACTTGCACTGCCGTTCTCTCTCAATCTTGCAGGCGGTATGCAAGCAGTTGCGGCAAATGTTCCGCCCGACACATTCAATCCGTTTAAGGGAATCGGTATCGGCGCGATTATTTCGATGATCGTTATGTATATTGCATCGTTTTCGGTGGGGCAAGAAGCGGTTTCTCGCTATTATGCCGCCCGTGATGAAAAAGCTGCCGTACAGGGCTCAATCATTTCCGCAATACTGAACTTTGTATATGCCTTCATTCCGACGCTTCTCGGTATCATTACGTTGGCGCTTATCAATATGAAAAAAATAGACGGAGATATCATACTGAGCCAAGGACTGAAATACGCGCTGCCGCATTTGGCGATGGCAACAATGCCTGCATTGATTGTCGGACTTCTCTTTTCCGGTATTATTTCTGCAACGATGTCGAGTGCCGACTCTGACTTACTGGGCGCCGGTTCCATATTCGGAAACGATATTTACAAAATTTACATCAAACCGAATGCGACAAACAAAGAAGTTATGCGCGTTACGCAAATCACTATGCTGATAGTCGGCATATTCGGTATGCTCATTGCACTGTTTAACACCGGCAGCATCATTAAACTGCTGCTATTCTCGTTTACACTGCGGGCGGCAGGCGCTTTTTTCCCGTATGTTATGGGACACTATTGGAAGCAGGCGTCAAACATCGGCGCTATCGCCTCGCTCATTGCCGGAAGTATTGTCGTCATCATCCTGGAGCAAACAAAGACCTCACTTTTCGGCCTTGACCCCATCATTCCGGGATTGGCACTCAGCTTTATCTGCTTTATTATCTGCAGTAAGATATTCAAACCGAATACTGAAAGCCTTGATTTAGCGGAAGAAAACGGCTAG
- a CDS encoding ParB/RepB/Spo0J family partition protein: MPKAALGKGLDSLLSPDITDLYSNDAAAQSSDVQPSTGQSGAGQSNDGQPFERHSNNKQTNNGQTGVVQLSDTQDHTAVSAPVELDPALLKPNPFQPRRTFNEESLQELAASIKEHGIIQPIIAEKNGDEYYIIAGERRTRAALLAGLTRVPVIFREFENSKKLEIALIENIQRENLNPIEEAKAYQEIMQLSNLNQEETAKRVGKSRSAVANAMRLLQLPDEMQTALEKGSITAGHARAILSLINPADQTLLFTRITEQSLSVREAEMQAAQLKNGSRAGQKNTAPQPVSRLEADDAQLAVKDIEQQFIDALGTKVEIKGDLEKGIVHISYFSQADLDALYNKIAAK; encoded by the coding sequence GTGCCTAAAGCTGCATTAGGTAAAGGACTCGACTCCTTACTTTCTCCCGACATTACGGATTTGTATTCAAACGATGCTGCTGCACAATCTTCGGATGTACAACCAAGTACCGGACAGTCCGGCGCAGGGCAATCAAACGATGGCCAGCCGTTTGAGAGACACTCGAACAATAAACAAACGAACAACGGACAAACGGGAGTGGTGCAGCTGTCCGATACGCAAGACCATACTGCGGTTTCTGCTCCGGTTGAGCTTGACCCCGCGCTATTAAAACCCAATCCGTTTCAGCCCCGTCGCACCTTTAACGAAGAGAGTTTGCAGGAGCTTGCCGCTTCCATCAAAGAACACGGGATTATTCAGCCGATTATCGCGGAAAAAAACGGCGATGAATACTATATTATTGCGGGAGAGCGGAGAACGAGGGCGGCGCTTTTAGCGGGGCTTACACGGGTTCCGGTTATCTTCCGTGAATTTGAAAATAGCAAAAAGCTTGAAATTGCGCTTATCGAAAATATCCAGCGGGAAAACCTCAATCCGATTGAAGAGGCGAAGGCATATCAGGAGATTATGCAGCTGTCCAACCTCAATCAGGAGGAGACCGCCAAGCGGGTAGGGAAGAGCCGATCGGCTGTTGCCAATGCGATGCGGCTTTTACAGCTGCCCGACGAAATGCAGACAGCGCTGGAAAAAGGCTCCATCACCGCAGGTCATGCACGGGCAATTCTCTCTCTTATCAATCCGGCGGATCAAACGCTGCTGTTTACCCGCATTACGGAGCAGTCGCTTTCGGTGCGTGAAGCGGAAATGCAGGCAGCTCAGTTGAAAAACGGCAGCCGCGCCGGACAGAAAAACACGGCACCGCAGCCGGTAAGTCGGCTGGAAGCGGACGATGCGCAGCTTGCAGTCAAAGATATTGAGCAGCAATTTATCGATGCGCTGGGCACAAAGGTGGAAATTAAAGGCGACCTTGAAAAAGGCATCGTGCATATTTCATACTTTTCGCAGGCGGATCTTGATGCGCTATATAATAAAATTGCTGCAAAATAA
- a CDS encoding type II toxin-antitoxin system Phd/YefM family antitoxin produces the protein MHAMNVTQARAKLFQLIANVNFNSEPITLTNSKGKNAVLIGEDDWNAIQETLYLNSIPGMYDSLKSGIETPLSECVSEKDVEW, from the coding sequence ATGCATGCGATGAACGTAACTCAAGCGAGGGCAAAGCTTTTTCAGCTTATTGCAAATGTAAATTTCAATTCAGAACCAATTACTCTTACAAATAGTAAAGGAAAAAATGCTGTATTAATTGGCGAAGATGATTGGAATGCGATTCAGGAGACTTTATATTTAAACTCGATTCCAGGAATGTATGATTCTCTTAAAAGTGGAATTGAAACTCCATTAAGCGAATGTGTTTCAGAGAAAGATGTAGAGTGGTAA
- the rny gene encoding ribonuclease Y, which yields MSGIMMVIVCIALVIIGLILGWTIRWLYARFQLSASEQRAERVLQEAIKEAEAQKKDILLEAKEQLIRERNQQERENRERRSDLQRMERRLTQKEEQLDKRLELAEKNEKQLVEREDALDEREKVLDGEEERYKEELERISGLTQAQAKDLIIQSLANEAKKDAQVLINRIEEEANLTAEKKARDILVTTIQRLTTETTSDITVSTVSLPSDEMKGRIIGREGRNIRALETLTGVDIIIDDTPEAVVISCFDPVRKEIARIALERLILDGRIHPARIEEIVQKVTREISQTVYEEGEKVLFDLGIHDMGQEMVRALGRLHFRTSYGQNVLQHSKEVAILAGTLAAEIGANVEIAKRGGLLHDIGKGAEADSDKNHAEVGMEMTRKMSLDPRIVNAVGSHHNDIEPSCVESVLVQIADAISAARPGARRETMDNYVRRLENLEAIAEGFQGVEKAYAIQAGRELRVLVNNEKIPDQEVKALGRDIAKKIENDLKYPGRIRVTLIRETRIIEYAR from the coding sequence ATGTCTGGAATCATGATGGTGATCGTGTGTATTGCTCTCGTAATTATCGGTTTAATTCTTGGATGGACGATTCGCTGGCTGTATGCCAGATTTCAACTATCTGCTTCTGAACAGCGTGCAGAGCGGGTTTTACAGGAGGCTATAAAAGAGGCTGAAGCTCAAAAGAAGGATATCCTTCTTGAGGCAAAAGAACAACTTATTCGGGAAAGAAATCAACAAGAACGAGAGAACCGCGAACGGAGAAGCGACCTTCAACGGATGGAACGCCGCTTAACCCAAAAAGAAGAGCAGCTGGATAAACGGCTGGAATTGGCAGAAAAAAATGAAAAGCAACTCGTTGAGCGGGAGGATGCGCTTGACGAACGTGAAAAAGTCTTGGATGGGGAGGAAGAACGGTATAAGGAAGAGCTGGAGCGGATTTCCGGTTTAACACAGGCGCAGGCCAAGGATTTAATTATCCAGAGCCTTGCAAATGAGGCGAAGAAGGATGCGCAGGTTCTTATCAATAGAATAGAAGAAGAAGCGAACCTTACCGCTGAAAAAAAAGCGCGTGATATCTTGGTTACAACCATTCAGCGGCTGACTACGGAGACAACAAGCGATATAACCGTTTCTACGGTGAGCTTGCCGAGTGATGAAATGAAGGGGCGGATTATCGGGCGTGAGGGGCGCAATATACGTGCGCTGGAAACCTTGACCGGTGTCGATATTATTATCGATGATACGCCCGAGGCGGTGGTTATTTCCTGTTTTGATCCGGTGCGGAAAGAAATTGCCCGTATCGCATTGGAGCGGCTTATCCTAGATGGCCGGATTCACCCTGCGCGAATTGAAGAAATCGTACAGAAGGTTACGCGCGAAATTTCGCAAACCGTGTATGAAGAAGGGGAAAAAGTGCTCTTTGACCTCGGTATTCACGATATGGGACAGGAAATGGTGCGTGCGCTCGGCCGCCTGCATTTTAGAACGAGCTACGGACAGAACGTATTGCAGCATTCCAAAGAGGTTGCTATTTTGGCAGGTACGCTTGCCGCAGAAATCGGCGCGAATGTGGAAATCGCAAAACGCGGCGGTTTACTGCATGATATCGGTAAGGGTGCCGAAGCGGATTCCGACAAGAACCATGCCGAAGTCGGTATGGAGATGACGCGGAAGATGAGCCTCGATCCGCGTATCGTCAATGCGGTCGGTTCGCACCATAATGATATTGAGCCGTCCTGTGTGGAATCCGTACTGGTACAGATTGCCGATGCTATTTCCGCCGCACGGCCGGGCGCCCGCCGCGAAACGATGGACAATTACGTCAGACGGCTTGAAAACCTTGAAGCAATTGCAGAAGGGTTCCAAGGCGTTGAGAAAGCGTATGCAATCCAAGCAGGCCGTGAGCTGCGGGTATTGGTAAACAATGAAAAGATACCCGATCAAGAAGTAAAGGCCTTGGGCAGGGATATTGCGAAAAAGATTGAAAACGATTTGAAGTATCCTGGCCGTATTCGGGTAACGCTCATCCGCGAAACACGTATTATCGAATACGCACGATAG
- the lon gene encoding endopeptidase La, whose product MTIFKAMNSDTSKTLDTPNAADTSTQQDAKAVIPIEELLPKKINLIPLNGRPIYPGIFTPLLINDADDIRSVEEAYGSTGFIGLSLLKNETEDPGASDVYQIGAAARIIKKINLPDGGINILISTLKRFKIRKVVNEKKPIVVAVQYLEDEEENTVEVKAMLRGLIGEMKELSENNPLFTEEMRLNIVNIDHPGKIADFTASILNIPKEDQQKILETINVRERMEKVFVHIKKEKELLDVQRKIQADLNTRIEKNQREYFLHEELKSIKKELGLSSDPKDADEEKFRKLIDSFHFEGEVKETIEAEFEKFKFLEPNSPEYIVGRNYLETALTLPWNPPEPEAYNIEEAKKVLDADHYGLEDVKKRIIEYLAVRKLKNDTKGSIVLLVGQPGVGKTSVGKSIARAMNKPFFRFSVGGMRDEAEIKGHRRTYIGAMPGKILQGLKIVKTKAPVFMIDEIDKMGQSYQGDPSSALLEVLDPEQNVSFRDHYLDLPFDLSHIVFILTANTLDGIPRPLLDRAEVIQLAGYIDSEKVEIAKNYLLPKSLEKNGLKKAQVKYSKQILLHIANGYAREAGVRNFEKNLDKLHRKIAVELVTGERGEKDVFAPDTAEIEKMLGKPIFRDDDIKYAKVPGTAIGLAWTSMGGDTLLIEALSNKGKGQFRLTGQMGNVMKESASIAWTWVRHFADAHGIASVKWFENHVIHLHIPEGATPKDGPSAGITMTVALLSLLSGKVIKPKLAMTGELSLTGQVLPIGGLKEKTIAARRNGIKEIIIPAANIRDLEKIPEHVKKGIQFHPVTRMEEVIQKAFPHTF is encoded by the coding sequence ATGACGATATTTAAAGCTATGAATTCAGATACTTCAAAGACTTTAGATACGCCGAACGCGGCAGATACGTCAACTCAACAAGACGCAAAGGCGGTTATTCCAATCGAAGAACTTTTGCCTAAAAAAATCAATCTTATTCCGCTGAACGGCCGGCCTATTTATCCGGGGATTTTTACCCCGCTTTTGATAAACGACGCCGATGATATCCGCTCTGTCGAAGAAGCGTACGGCAGTACCGGTTTTATCGGGCTCTCGCTGTTAAAAAACGAGACGGAAGATCCGGGTGCCTCTGATGTATACCAAATCGGAGCTGCGGCGAGGATTATCAAAAAAATCAACCTGCCTGACGGCGGGATCAATATTCTTATTTCAACCTTAAAGCGGTTCAAAATCCGCAAAGTTGTCAACGAGAAAAAACCGATTGTCGTAGCGGTTCAGTACCTCGAAGATGAGGAAGAGAATACGGTTGAGGTAAAGGCGATGCTCCGCGGGCTTATCGGAGAGATGAAAGAACTTTCCGAAAATAACCCGCTTTTTACGGAAGAGATGCGGCTCAACATCGTCAACATCGACCATCCGGGAAAGATTGCGGACTTTACTGCCAGCATTTTAAACATCCCGAAAGAGGATCAGCAAAAAATACTGGAAACGATCAACGTCCGCGAACGGATGGAAAAGGTCTTTGTGCATATCAAAAAAGAAAAGGAATTGCTGGATGTCCAGCGGAAGATTCAAGCCGATCTGAATACGCGGATTGAAAAAAATCAGCGCGAATACTTTCTGCATGAAGAACTCAAAAGCATCAAAAAAGAGCTGGGCTTGAGCTCCGATCCGAAGGATGCCGATGAAGAGAAATTCCGCAAGCTGATCGACTCTTTCCATTTTGAAGGTGAAGTAAAAGAGACGATAGAAGCTGAGTTTGAAAAATTCAAGTTCCTCGAGCCGAATTCACCTGAATACATTGTCGGACGGAATTATCTTGAAACCGCGCTGACACTCCCGTGGAATCCTCCCGAACCGGAAGCGTATAATATAGAAGAAGCGAAAAAAGTTTTGGACGCGGATCATTACGGGCTGGAGGATGTAAAGAAGCGGATTATCGAATACCTTGCGGTACGGAAGCTGAAAAACGATACGAAGGGCTCGATTGTTTTATTGGTAGGGCAGCCCGGTGTCGGTAAAACGAGTGTCGGCAAGTCAATTGCCCGTGCAATGAATAAACCGTTTTTCCGATTCTCGGTGGGCGGTATGCGGGATGAGGCTGAAATTAAAGGTCACCGCAGAACGTATATCGGCGCGATGCCCGGCAAGATTTTGCAGGGATTAAAAATCGTGAAAACAAAGGCGCCGGTCTTTATGATTGACGAGATCGATAAGATGGGGCAAAGCTATCAGGGCGACCCTTCCAGCGCTTTGCTTGAAGTGCTCGACCCCGAACAGAATGTTTCATTCCGCGATCACTACCTCGATCTGCCGTTTGACCTATCGCATATCGTGTTTATTCTGACGGCGAACACACTTGACGGTATTCCGCGCCCGCTGCTCGACCGCGCCGAAGTTATTCAACTCGCAGGCTATATCGATTCGGAAAAGGTAGAAATCGCAAAGAACTACCTGTTGCCGAAAAGCCTTGAGAAAAACGGCTTAAAGAAAGCGCAGGTGAAATATTCCAAGCAGATACTGCTGCATATTGCGAACGGCTATGCGCGGGAGGCGGGGGTACGCAACTTTGAAAAGAACCTCGATAAGCTCCACCGGAAGATCGCCGTTGAGCTGGTTACCGGCGAGCGCGGCGAAAAAGATGTGTTTGCGCCGGATACCGCCGAAATCGAAAAGATGCTCGGCAAACCTATCTTCCGCGACGACGATATCAAATACGCGAAAGTCCCCGGTACGGCGATCGGGCTTGCATGGACGAGCATGGGCGGCGATACCCTGTTGATAGAAGCCTTATCGAATAAGGGCAAGGGGCAATTCCGCCTGACCGGTCAGATGGGCAATGTGATGAAGGAGTCCGCATCGATTGCATGGACATGGGTGCGCCACTTTGCCGACGCACATGGCATTGCAAGCGTTAAGTGGTTTGAAAACCACGTTATCCACCTGCACATTCCGGAAGGCGCAACTCCCAAAGACGGCCCCTCCGCCGGCATCACGATGACCGTTGCGCTGCTTTCGCTGTTGTCCGGTAAAGTCATTAAACCGAAACTCGCCATGACCGGCGAACTCTCACTGACCGGTCAGGTACTCCCGATCGGCGGCTTAAAAGAAAAAACCATCGCCGCCCGCCGCAACGGCATCAAAGAGATTATCATCCCCGCCGCAAATATCCGCGACCTCGAAAAAATTCCCGAGCATGTAAAGAAAGGCATTCAGTTCCATCCTGTTACGAGGATGGAGGAGGTTATACAGAAGGCCTTCCCTCATACCTTTTGA
- a CDS encoding ParA family protein, producing the protein MGKSIVFVNQKGGVGKTTSAVNIGAYFAQAGKKTLLVDFDPQGNMSSGVGISKKQPSIYDAIAGKIPIQKTVRPTAVKDLYAIPADINLSGATIELVDQQSREFFLRDNLALLKEEYEYILIDCPPSLGILTLNGLAAADEVFIPLQCEYFALEGLTLLLQTVKRVQEKINPRLKIGGIFFTMYDSRTKLAQEVVQQVTAYFKDRVCSTIIPRNVRLSEAPSHGLPICKYDDSCIGARSYAKLAQEVLDRA; encoded by the coding sequence ATGGGGAAAAGTATCGTTTTTGTTAATCAAAAAGGCGGGGTAGGGAAGACCACTTCAGCCGTCAATATCGGCGCATACTTTGCACAGGCAGGGAAGAAAACGCTGCTTGTGGACTTTGATCCGCAGGGAAATATGTCGTCGGGCGTCGGTATTTCCAAAAAGCAGCCGAGTATTTATGATGCAATTGCCGGAAAAATTCCTATCCAAAAAACGGTCAGACCGACGGCGGTTAAGGACTTGTATGCAATCCCTGCCGATATCAATTTATCGGGTGCGACCATCGAACTGGTTGATCAGCAATCTCGAGAATTTTTTCTCCGTGACAATCTCGCGCTCCTTAAAGAAGAATACGAATATATTTTAATTGATTGCCCTCCGTCATTGGGGATTTTAACGCTGAACGGACTCGCCGCTGCGGATGAGGTATTTATTCCGCTGCAGTGTGAGTATTTTGCGCTTGAGGGCTTAACGCTCCTTTTGCAAACCGTTAAAAGAGTACAGGAAAAAATCAATCCCCGCCTTAAAATCGGCGGTATCTTTTTCACGATGTACGATTCCCGTACAAAGCTCGCGCAGGAAGTTGTGCAGCAGGTTACCGCCTATTTTAAAGACCGCGTATGCAGCACGATTATTCCGCGTAACGTCCGCCTCTCCGAAGCGCCCTCCCACGGGCTTCCCATCTGCAAGTATGACGATTCCTGTATCGGCGCCCGCAGCTATGCAAAACTCGCTCAGGAGGTGCTTGACCGTGCCTAA
- a CDS encoding Txe/YoeB family addiction module toxin, whose amino-acid sequence MYKIVYEKQAIKDIQNLKSAKLDSKAKELIEIVRKYPFQNPPPYEALVGNLSGLFSRRLNIQHRFVYQVYVGKMVEDSIEYEGTVKIIRMWSHYENLK is encoded by the coding sequence ATGTATAAAATTGTATATGAAAAACAAGCTATAAAGGATATACAGAATTTGAAATCAGCAAAACTGGATAGTAAAGCCAAAGAACTGATAGAAATTGTTAGAAAATATCCTTTTCAAAATCCACCACCATATGAAGCTTTGGTAGGAAATCTGTCAGGTCTTTTTTCCAGAAGATTAAATATTCAGCATAGATTTGTCTATCAAGTTTATGTTGGAAAAATGGTAGAAGATAGTATTGAATATGAGGGCACAGTAAAAATTATTAGAATGTGGTCACACTATGAGAATTTGAAATAA
- a CDS encoding Mbeg1-like protein, producing MANLSDYVVWRGDLPFEVRPFNAVDTLVLCQLSYLNFSDIVPAQFDGGITLREAARIYAADSTRGTPEEFGVLINPLTADLLKAAGETERFGSILLKGFVNEIDRSADKQFAAITALLPTGCICVVYRGTDDSIIGWKEDCLLSLSAPIPSHAAAADYLSAAAEAAVVCGTEKLYIAGHSKGGNLALYAAGSAAASVRERIERVFCFDSPGFAFDIEQRSGFQAIIPKTASFIPQSSVVGVLLSYLPHYTVIESAETNTFWQHDAFSWQIKRDEFVTYQQGRTKESYFAEKTMQEWLSHLNDTERKEFIETLFAVLFGTGAETLSELTANGLGHSLHILKELHTVDSERRRELFAVIKAFFGAVYTHFPYP from the coding sequence ATGGCAAACCTTTCCGATTATGTAGTTTGGCGGGGCGATCTTCCCTTTGAAGTGCGCCCGTTCAATGCGGTAGATACGCTGGTTCTGTGTCAACTTTCTTACCTTAACTTTTCCGATATTGTCCCAGCCCAATTTGACGGCGGTATTACGCTGCGGGAAGCTGCCCGTATCTATGCCGCAGATTCTACGCGCGGAACTCCCGAAGAGTTCGGTGTGTTAATCAACCCGCTCACCGCCGATTTACTTAAAGCCGCTGGGGAAACGGAGCGCTTCGGCTCCATTCTTTTAAAAGGCTTTGTGAATGAGATTGACCGCAGTGCGGATAAGCAGTTTGCAGCGATTACCGCCCTGCTTCCAACGGGGTGCATCTGTGTTGTCTATCGGGGTACGGACGATAGTATAATCGGATGGAAAGAAGACTGCCTTTTGAGCCTTTCCGCCCCCATTCCCTCTCACGCTGCAGCAGCGGATTATCTTTCGGCGGCTGCGGAAGCTGCCGTTGTGTGCGGTACCGAAAAGCTTTACATTGCGGGGCATTCCAAGGGCGGAAACCTTGCGCTCTATGCGGCCGGGAGTGCCGCCGCTTCGGTACGGGAGCGGATTGAGCGGGTGTTCTGTTTTGACAGCCCCGGCTTTGCCTTTGATATTGAACAGCGGAGCGGATTTCAAGCGATTATCCCTAAAACCGCCTCTTTTATTCCGCAGTCGTCCGTTGTCGGTGTGCTGTTATCCTATCTGCCGCATTATACCGTTATTGAAAGCGCCGAAACCAACACTTTTTGGCAGCATGATGCATTTTCTTGGCAAATTAAACGGGATGAGTTTGTAACCTATCAGCAAGGGCGGACAAAGGAAAGCTATTTTGCGGAAAAAACCATGCAAGAATGGCTTTCTCATCTTAACGATACCGAGCGGAAAGAATTTATCGAAACGTTGTTTGCCGTTCTATTCGGCACCGGTGCGGAAACGCTCAGTGAATTAACGGCTAATGGACTGGGTCATTCGCTGCATATTTTAAAAGAGCTGCATACGGTAGATTCCGAGCGGCGGAGAGAGCTGTTTGCCGTTATTAAAGCATTCTTCGGGGCGGTTTATACGCATTTTCCCTATCCGTAA
- a CDS encoding type II toxin-antitoxin system PemK/MazF family toxin, giving the protein MTHGEIWTIDFGQPVGSLPSKIRPAVVMQNDLLGIKDLNTVVVIPCYVYNASGGV; this is encoded by the coding sequence ATGACACATGGTGAGATATGGACAATTGATTTTGGGCAGCCGGTAGGCAGCTTGCCGTCAAAAATACGTCCTGCCGTCGTAATGCAAAATGATTTGCTCGGAATAAAAGATCTGAATACAGTTGTGGTAATTCCTTGTTATGTGTACAATGCCAGTGGCGGCGTTTGA